The genomic DNA GCGCGGCGTTGTACTCATCGCGGTCAGCCCTCAGAAGCCGGACGGCTCACTGTCCGTCAGGGAGACGAATGAACTGACCTTCCCGGTGCTGTCCGACCCGGGCAACCAGCTCGCCACCCCGCTCGGCATCCTCACCCACCCCACCGACGGCGCCCGTGAGTCCCAGGCCGCACTCGGCCTCGATGTGGCCGACGGCAACGGCGACGGCACTCCCAACCTTCCGATGCCCACGACCGTCCTGGTCGACGCCGCCGGCACGATCCGCTGGATCGACGTCCACCCCAACTACACCTCCCGCACCGAGCCGCAGTCGATCCTCGACGCCGTCGCGTCGCTGCTCGCCTGACACCCGTACACGCGGGGACCGGGCATCCCTCCTTCTTCTCAGGAGCGGACGCAGCCATCCGTCTACTTTGCCTCGCCAATGCAGGCCCGGCAGTCTCACCAAGAGTCAGGAATGCCCAGGCCAAAGCTCCAGGGCGGGCAGACGCAGCACCACATCGGGCGGGCCGGTGAAAGCGCGCGGATCATCCGGCGCCAAGCCGGCCACGTCGCAGCAGTACGCGATCGCGTTGTGCAGGTAAAGGCAGGATCGCAGGATCTCATCGCTTGGATCATCGGATGCGGCCTGACCGCCTCCCGGGCGGAGGTCCCAGTCCAACTCGACGCCGTCGCGGAATCTGCTGCCTTGATTACCGCTCTTCGGGTTGGCGTACATACCGTATCCCGCGGTGCCGGCGGTGAGCAGCGCCATCACA from Streptomyces sp. NBC_01478 includes the following:
- a CDS encoding peroxiredoxin-like family protein produces the protein MNSTQTIAEQVVTFKEHLASQAPAVVLGRFDEEQAGLDRAGIPSGVAQPGAVMPDGDLLDAHGAPTSLAKARDGKPAVVVFYRGAWCPYCNIALRAYQEQVVPALNTRGVVLIAVSPQKPDGSLSVRETNELTFPVLSDPGNQLATPLGILTHPTDGARESQAALGLDVADGNGDGTPNLPMPTTVLVDAAGTIRWIDVHPNYTSRTEPQSILDAVASLLA